In one Drosophila pseudoobscura strain MV-25-SWS-2005 chromosome X, UCI_Dpse_MV25, whole genome shotgun sequence genomic region, the following are encoded:
- the mfr gene encoding fer-1-like protein 4, which translates to MSYMDDCFAGAPQDFLICITVHKAAKVGLATSELYVKVSLDKTQKSTKTFQNSENPYFNEYFVFEFRCSLSDLLRMTILFELKKTQTLMKNLVVGELLIDLHSVWNQPNHGFFKKWGRLEPPIGENPPREEPSDSHGYLQIDLVIVSQHSSVANNLIPEENTDTQSLNKWSVDQDYDDIEKNLLQNPNSYTPSNIRYSIAFFRGFFVRKGNYMIQYRFHPFKGKTPVAKQTTTPVWNHQISFAWIYPSLAQRFLILVHIHEHLKWKCVAEYELSFEEIAFKSIPSLGPTYLQLYDPVQPMTYVGRLLLEVRSDTVAEERPSHVILAEDVHGLDESPFWKEEVFMVEFLPLLGDHIQSSASSYKISMKLAENTSTILEGPLKTPSGKFRSAMHSKSFRQDAPYRSCLLRARLPDNRDKYESDYFMIDLVDFMRSELDTFKVFQLKSPQQDVNQAKCLKAIISNILSKIKEGIKEHRFDHEMESQRTPWDINRQLFLVGFFAKLPLELRQLKQELRSSYVENLDASVADVVNELHRLVDKITALSNMTRVQDEWPDLLLSLSAGGKEVGVCRLNAKLFLHLQRRELQQNQITQCWRLKSFAFKDPGCIHSCPNCGCSTALILGCVAIVVERERKQFLSNSIGDWISIEPMVWKTRVAWTFFRCHVYVHQAKVRPTGEKKHVCDSHLRILFGEQAAETNTSPGTLSPIWDAEITFSCITLPGSVDWYVQNPPLLSLEFFNKEKSLADELVGKGHVMASVISGEHLADSAWEDGPHYWSKGPVNKMQRLKHVSPPPLKWVPLARKGSVQAEVLMSAEFIELVDGVADASKEPVLSTGIPKAIRPNMLNFVLEVVFVGLRNYSKTTMSTAGKRKINIMMGDLVLTSGPSKARIGNSINFLVAYASAVVSLPDQQEYWPAMIAADVLVSGLTTESILGAALIPNSASFLQRGKTTKCETQSSAASYTSTAVTMDEEEETEVDATGGKDTEWEEADEEEESPGKWRRFWRRLMFALGLRPAAYANRMALRYAADDMDNSELIAEGQFTWWTKFYNSMYWKAAEMTHEYKHRLVIYPNELEKQPQFGYLQDWAVPVQMVHGVKFRKQAPPREDVYATLKIQVKLTPCQCGSWDEGGGGDMVRPLAASLNPREQTMLQSLSESVRLAVRVYVVQGLQMRPRDVKQNSDCYVKLSLGAKTLSDRAAYIPNQSNPIFGRIFELEANLPGDNMLLLMVYDQDTCRDDVIGQTYIDLEDRWRSKHRATVGLAQEYSRSGYNQWHDVSLPSEILTSICLQRGIQPPYYYGNVLEVDGQLFADETTISRGEEMHERLSLTVLKNLERLPSFGYKLVPEHVETRSLYRDDYPNVEQGKLQLWIELFEANKVMPFPVDITPVPPAGYEVRVVVKNLRGIQAGDRNVFGKLMSDLYVTGWCQDIDKRQSTDIHYRSFTGDAAFNWRMIFPMMYSPNEDMMVFRRRGGLFEEIEVKRPPVIYLQIWDRDFITRNEYLGALELNLSNMPMPYETEAHCQAYPKQRKRLNLFQRKSIHGWFPVDSAPKPRSGLPITSTKGKMELQIDVCTSAEASNQPAGHGHDPPLALEKPDRPDTAFNPLTHPFKSFHYILWPSIRKYVLWGVLLSVVIVAVVLFFTKIPSQLMSIPFL; encoded by the exons ATGAGTTATATGGATGATTGCTTTGCCGGGGCCCCGCAAGACTTTCTCATCTGCATTACGGTGCACAAGGCTGCCAAAGTGGGCCTGGCCACATCGGAGCTTTACGTCAAAGTCAGCCTGGATAAGACGCAGAAGAGCACCAAGACGTTCCAAAACTCCGAGAATCCCTACTTCAATGAG TACTTTGTGTTCGAGTTCCGCTGTTCGCTGAGCGACCTCCTCCGGATGACCATCCTCTTTGAATTAAAGAAGACGCAGACTCTCATGAAGAACCTGGTGGTCGGGGAGCTGTTGATCGATCTGCATAGCGTGTGGAACCAGCCGAATCACGGATTCTTCAAGAAGTGGGGTCGCCTGGAGCCGCCCATCGGGGAGAATCCTCCACGCGAGGAGCCCAGTGATTCCCATGGGTATTTGCAAATCGATCTGGTCATCGTCTCGCAGCACAGTTCGGTGGCAAATAATCTCATCCCAGAGGAGAACACCGACACACAGAGTCTGAACAAGTGGAGTGTGGACCAAGACTATGACGACATTGAGAA GAACCTGCTGCAGAACCCCAACTCGTACACGCCGAGCAACATCCGCTATTCGATCGCCTTCTTCCGCGGCTTCTTCGTGCGGAAGGGCAACTACATGATCCAA TACAGATTCCATCCCTTCAAGGGCAAGACGCCGGTGGCCAAGCAGACCACGACGCCCGTGTGGAACCACCAGATCAGTTTCGCCTGGATATACCCCTCGCTGGCGCAGCGCTTCCTCATCCTGGTCCACATCCACGAGCACCTCAAATGGAAGTGCGTGGCCGAGTACGAGCTGTCATTCGAGGAGATCGCCTTCAAAA GCATTCCCTCTTTGGGACCCACCTATCTGCAATTGTACGATCCCGTCCAGCCCATGACCTATGTGGGTCGCCTCTTATTGGAGGTGCGTTCCGACACTGTGGCGGAGGAGAGGCCGTCGCATGTGATCCTTGCGGAGGACGTTCACGGCTTGGACGAGTCTCCTTTTTGGAAGGAAGAGGTCTTCATGGTGGAGTTCCTTCCACTGCTCGGGGATCACATCCAAAGCAGTGCCAGCAGCTATAAAATCTCCATGAAGCTGGCCGAGAACACTTCCACCATCCTAGAGGGTCCCCTGAAGACGCCATCGGGGAAGTTCCGCTCGGCGATGCACTCGAAAAGCTTCCGCCAGGATGCTCCCTACCGATCCTGCCTCCTACGTGCCCGCCTGCCCGACAATCGGGACAAGTACGAGAGCGACTACTTCATGATCGACCTGGTCGACTTTATG CGTTCCGAACTGGACACCTTCAAGGTGTTCCAGCTGAAATCCCCGCAACAGGACGTTAATCAGGCCAAGTGTCTGAAGGCCATCATATCCAATATCTTGAGCAAAATCAAGGAGGGCATCAAGGAACATCGCTTCGACCACGAGATGGAGAGCCAGCGCACTCCGTGGGACATCAACCGCCAGCTTTTCCTCGTGGGATTCTTCGCGAAGCTGCCGCTCGAGCTGCGTCAGCTGAAGCAGGAGCTCCGCAGCTCCTACGTGGAGAACCTGGACGCCTCTGTGGCGGATGTGGTGAACGAGCTGCATCGCCTGGTGGACAAGATCACAGCGCTCTCCAACATGACGCGGGTGCAGGACGAGTGGCCCGATCTCCTGCTCTCTCTAAGTGCCGGGGGCAAGGAGGTGGGCGTGTGCCGCCTCAATGCCAAGCTCTTTCTCCACCTCCAGCGCCGGGAGCTGCAGCAGAACCAGATCACACAGTGCTGGCGTCTAAAGAGCTTCGCGTTCAAGGACCCAGGTTGCATCCACAGCTGCCCCAACTGCGGCTGCAGCACGGCCTTGATTCTGGGCTGCGTTGCCATCGTGGTCGAGAGGGAGCGCAAGCAGTTCCTCTCGAACAGTATCGGTGACTGGATCTCGATCGAACCAATGGTCTGGAAGACCCGTGTGGCGTGGACCTTCTTCCGCTGCCATGTGTATGTCCATCAGGCCAAAGTCCGACCCACAGGAGAGAAGAAGCACGTCTGCGACTCCCATCTGCGCATCCTGTTCGGAGAGCAGGCCGCCGAGACGAACACATCCCCGGGCACTCTGTCACCCATCTGGGATGCCGAAATCACATTCAGCTGCATCACCCTGCCCGGCAGCGTCGACTGGTACGTGCAGAATCCCCCGCTGCTCTCCCTGGAGTTCTTCAACAAGGAGAAATCCCTCGCCGATGAGCTGGTGGGCAAGGGCCATGTGATGGCCAGTGTGATCAGTGGAGAACATTTGGCGGACTCCGCCTGGGAGGACGGTCCTCATTACTGGTCCAAGGGCCCCGTCAACAAGATGCAGCGGCTGAagcacgtctctccgccgccCCTCAAGTGGGTGCCCCTGGCCAGAAAGGGTTCCGTTCAGGCGGAGGTCCTAATGTCGGCCGAGTTCATCGAGCTGGTGGATGGCGTTGCCGATGCCAGCAAGGAGCCCGTCCTAAGCACGGGTATTCCGAAGGCCATCCGACCGAATATGCTGAACTTTGT CCTGGAGGTTGTGTTCGTGGGGCTGCGCAACTACTCCAAGACCACCATGAGTACGGCGGGCAAGCGAAAGATCAACATCATGATGGGGGACCTGGTGCTCACGAGTGGTCCCTCGAAGGCCCGCATCGGCAACAGCATCAACTTCCTCGTAGCCTACGCCTCAGCCGTTGTG AGTCTCCCCGATCAGCAGGAGTACTGGCCAGCCATGATAGCCGCCGATGTGCTCGTCTCCGGGCTAACCACAGAGTCCATACTGGGGGCCGCACTTATACCGAACTCCGCCAGCTTCCTGCAGCGGGGAAAGACGACCAAATGCGAGACCCAGAGCTCGGCTGCCTCCTACACCTCCACCGCAGTAACAATGGATGAGGAAGAGGAGACTGAAGTGGATGCGACCGGGGGGAAGGACACAGAATGGGAGGAGGCCGATGAAGAGGAGGAGTCCCCCGGCAAGTGGAGGCGCTTCTGGAGGCGGTTGATGTTCGCCCTGGGCCTGCGACCCGCCGCCTATGCCAACAGGATGGCCCTGAGGTATGCAGCGGACGACATGGACAACAGCGAGCTCATCGCGGAGGGACAGTTCACGTGGTGGACAAAGTTCTACAACTCGATGTACTGGAAGGCGGCGGAGATGACGCACGAGTACAAGCACCGGCTGGTCATCTATCCCAACGAGCTGGAGAAGCAGCCCCAGTTCGGCTACCTGCAGGACTGGGCCGTGCCCGTCCAGATGGTGCACGGCGTCAAGTTCAGGAAGCAGGCCCCGCCGAGGGAGGATGTGTACGCCACGCTGAAGATCCAGGTCAAGCTGACGCCCTGCCAGTGCGGGAGCTGGGACGAAGGCGGAGGAGGGGACATGGTCCGACCCCTGGCAGCGTCCTTGAATCCGCGCGAACAGACGATGCTCCAATCTCTGTCCGAGTCGGTGAGGCTAGCTGTCCGGGTCTATGTGGTGCAGGGCCTTCAGATGCGCCCGCGGGACGTCAAGCAAAATTCCGACTGCTACGTGAAGCTCTCTCTTGGCGCCAAGACACTCTCCGACCGGGCGGCGTACATCCCCAACCAGAGCAACCCCATCTTTGGGCGCATTTTCGAGCTGGAGGCCAACCTTCCCGGCGACAACATGCTCCTGCTGATGGTATACGACCAGGACACATGCCGCGACGATGTCATCGGTCAGACGTACATCGATCTGGAGGATCGTTGGCGCAGCAAGCACCGTGCCACAGTGGGCCTGGCCCAGGAGTACTCGAGGAGTGGCTACAACCAGTGGCACGATGTCAGCCTCCCATCGGAGATACTCACGAGTATCTGCTTGCAACGGGGCATACAGCCGCCCTACTACTACGGCAACGTGCTCGAAGTGGATGGACAGCTCTTCGCCGATGAAACAACCATATCACGGG GTGAGGAGATGCATGAACGACTCAGTCTGACAGTGCTGAAAAACCTTGAGAGGTTGCCCTCCTTTGGCTACAAGCTGGTGCCCGAGCATGTGGAGACTCGCTCTCTCTACCGCGATGATTATCCCAATGTCGAACAG GGCAAGCTCCAGCTGTGGATAGAGCTGTTTGAGGCCAACAAAGTCATGCCGTTTCCAGTTGATATCACGCCCGTGCCACCCGCTGGTTACGAGGTCCGTGTTGTGGTCAAAAATTTGAGAGGCATCCAGGCGGGCGACAGAAATGTTTTTGGCAAACTAATGAGCGACCTCTACGTAACTGG CTGGTGCCAGGATATAGACAAGCGCCAATCAACCGATATCCATTACCGTTCGTTCACCGGCGATGCTGCCTTTAATTGGCGCATGATATTCCCGATGATGTACTCCCCCAATGAGGACATG ATGGTCTTCCGCCGCCGAGGCGGACTGTTCGAGGAGATTGAGGTCAAGCGGCCACCGGTTATCTATCTGCAGATTTGGGACCGGGACTTCATAACGCGCAACGAGTACCTGGGCGCCCTGGAGCTGAACCTCTCCAACATGCCCATGCCGTATGAGACGGAGGCGCATTGCCAGGCGTACCCCAAACAGCGGAAGCGACTGAATCTCTTCCAGCGCAAGTCCATCCATGGCTGGTTCCCAGTCGATAGTGCCCCGAAGCCGAGGTCTGGTCTGCCCATCACCTCGACGAAG GGCAAAATGGAACTACAAATCGATGTCTGTACGTCGGCGGAGGCCTCGAATCAACCCGCAGGCCATGGCCATGACCCACCCTTGGCTTTGGAGAAGCCCGA TCGGCCGGACACAGCCTTCAATCCCCTGACGCATCCCTTCAAGTCGTTCCACTACATCCTCTGGCCCTCCATACGGAAATATGTCCTGTGGGGCGTTCTCCTCTCGGTAGTTATCGTAGCAGTGGTTCTGTTCTTTACCAAAATCCCGAGCCAACTCATGTCCATTCCCTTTCTGTGA